ATCTCTAAGTTCGTGCCTGATCTCCTGAGGAGCAATTTGTAGGTATAACTCCTTCATTTTTGAAGCATTGACTAAAAAATAGTAGGTAATGAGAGGAACCAAAATTGTGTTGATAACTATTCCAAATACTGAAAAGAAGCCCGAAAATAGTCTTTGGAATATATCTCCTACTGGAAGCTGTCCAATCTGCAAGTAAATAGTCTTTATAACCTTTTCAAAAGTCGTAACATTAAAGTTCAACTTATGCAGAAAATGTTCTCCTAGGTGCTTATAAAGAAAAACATCTATTTTATTCGTAAGTCGCGGTAGGTAGTTAAAGAAACTTTCAATTTCGACAATTATCGTTGGTAAGACAATAAGGATTACGGCTGTAATAAGAACACCTATTACTGAAAGAGTTAAAACAGCAGAAACTACTTTATTCCTAAGAACTGCTTCTAACCTTTTAAATACCGGATAAGAAATATAAGCAATTGCTGATCCTATAAAGAATGGCATCATTACAGATTTCATAATAAATAGACCAAGAACCATTATGAGGATAGAAAAAAGGAAAAAAATCTCAGTTAGATATCTCTTCACTACTTAACTCCCTTATTCCTATAGCTGTGTAACTTACGGCAGAAAGTATAGTAAGCATAGCTGTTATTATGTAAAGTATTTTAATAAACTCTAATGGTATAAATCCATAAGTAGTATTTACAAGGGTCAAGAGTAAGGTTAAAAACTGAGAAAACGCAGTAGCTTTTCCAATTTTCGTTGGTTTAATTCTGTTAATTTTTCCAAAAGTGGCCAGAAGCCAACCTCCAATAAGGAGGATAATATCCCTACTTATCACAAAAATGGTCAGCCATACAGGAATTATCCTATCTACATAAGAAAGGAGAATAAATCCTGAGTTTATTAGAGCCTTATCTGCTAACGGATCCAAAATTACTCCTAAAGTTGTTATCTGATTAAGCTTCCTTGCTAAGTATCCATCTAAAGCATCACTGATGGCAGCAACGAAGAAAATAAAAAGGGCCAATTTGAAATTCTTGTATAAAATAGCCATAATGAAGAAGGGAACTAGGAAACCTCTAAGCAAAGTCACGAGAGTTGGAACACTTACCATTTAAGTCTCCTTGCAGGGAGGATAGATGGACAAGATCTACATTGAGAAAACTATTTTATCCT
The sequence above is drawn from the Desulfurobacteriaceae bacterium genome and encodes:
- a CDS encoding CDP-alcohol phosphatidyltransferase family protein; this encodes MVSVPTLVTLLRGFLVPFFIMAILYKNFKLALFIFFVAAISDALDGYLARKLNQITTLGVILDPLADKALINSGFILLSYVDRIIPVWLTIFVISRDIILLIGGWLLATFGKINRIKPTKIGKATAFSQFLTLLLTLVNTTYGFIPLEFIKILYIITAMLTILSAVSYTAIGIRELSSEEISN
- a CDS encoding AI-2E family transporter; the protein is MKRYLTEIFFLFSILIMVLGLFIMKSVMMPFFIGSAIAYISYPVFKRLEAVLRNKVVSAVLTLSVIGVLITAVILIVLPTIIVEIESFFNYLPRLTNKIDVFLYKHLGEHFLHKLNFNVTTFEKVIKTIYLQIGQLPVGDIFQRLFSGFFSVFGIVINTILVPLITYYFLVNASKMKELYLQIAPQEIRHELRD